The following is a genomic window from Pedobacter sp. KBS0701.
TCATGCAGTTGCTAAAAACAAGGACTATATTTGCGCGGAAATATTGGCCGATGAATTTGAATTAACAGATACTGTAAATAATGCAAACAAAATCGTTATCGACGATGTTGAGTTAAGCATTTCAGTAACTAAAATATAAATCCATATATTAGAAAACTAAATTAAAAACATGGAAAACAGCAACAAAACACGCTACTCAGACAGTGAATTACAGGAATTTAAAGAATTAATTCAAGATAAATTACGCATGGCGAAAGAGGAACTTAACTCTTTAACCACCTCTTTGAGTAACCCTAATGCAAATGGAACTGAAGATACTTCAGGTGCATACAAAACATTGGAAGATGGTTCGGCAACGATGGAAAAAGAGCAGATCAATCAATTGGCTGCCCGTCAGAAAAAATTTATCGATAACCTGGAGAACGCATTGGTGCGTATCGAGAACAAAACTTATGGTATTTGCCGCGAAACCGGAAAATTAATCCAAAAAGAGCGTTTACGTGCTGTTCCTCATGCTACCTTAAGCATGGAAGCTAAATTAAAGCAGAGTTAATGAAAGGCTATACAAAACCTTTAATTGTTATCTTTTTGGTTTTACTGGCCGACCAGCTGGTGAAAACCTGGGTTAAAACACACATGTACCTGGGCCAGGAGTTCCATATCATTGGTAAATGGTTTATTATCCATTTTACCGAAAATAATGGCATGGCTTTCGGTATGGAGTTTGGTGGCGAATTTGGAAAATTAGCCTTATCACTTTTCCGTATTGCTGCTGTAACTGGTATTGGTTATGGTTTACATTATCTGATTAAACATAAATATCACCGCGGTTTAATCCTAAACGTAGCACTGATTTTTTCTGGCGCATTAGGAAACATCATCGATTCGGTGTTTTATGGAAAGATTTATGGTTACGAAAGCTGGTTCCACGGCCGAGTGGCAGATATGTTCTACTTTCCGATTGCAGAAGGTCACTTCCCTACCTGGCTACCGATTTGGGGAGGTGAAGAGTTTGTTTTCTTCAGACCTGTTTTTAACCTTGCAGACGCAGCCATTTCGGTTGGCGTGATATTGATCCTCATCTTCCAAAAAAACTACTTTAAAGAAGATGTAAAGGATGATGTAAGTATCAACAGCGAAATTGTAGAAGATTAAATTACCAAATCGTCATGCTGGAACTTGTTTCAGCATCTTAACTTAAATAACTACCCATTTCATAACTGAGATGGGCTTTTTTTTATTAAGTCATCATTTTATAAATTCTATTGTTGGTGTCAACACCGACCAAAAAGAGAACATACCTTAAATTCATTTGGAAAGCAGGTACAGCAGCAAATATTTAAGTCTGTTCCCGCTATCCTTACTGCCAATGAAGTCCCGTGTTTAACTGCGTTTCATCAGAAAAATCAGAGTAGTACCAAAACGCATTGGCATTCATCCTATCGGACTTAGTAAATTGGGTAGTGCAGGAAAGAAAATTATCTATTGGTTGGTGTCACACCAACCAACAAGAGTTTATTAAGCAATAGGCTCACAGAAAAAATCCGAATCCAAAGGTCGGTGGCTCACCGGCCTAAAGCTAAATATAAAAGAATGATGATCAACTTCCTCGATATATCTTATCTCCAATTTGGCAACGAAAAACAGGTAAAAGCTTATCAGGTTTTAATGGATAATAAGATTTTAGAAAAACTTGCTTTCTATCATCCGATACTAGTGGGCACCATACCAATCAATATCGATATTGAAAACAGTGATCTGGATATCATCTGCGAAGTATATGATAACGATGAATTTATCGACCAAATAATGGCCATTTTTGGCCCCGAAAAAGATTTCTCGGTTACCGAAAGTATCAAATTCGATGCAATCAAAGCGACATTTAAAATTGAGAATTTTGAGATTGAAATATTCGGACAAAACAGGCCGACGATGCAACAGAATGCTTACCGCCACATGTTAATCGAATATAAATTACTTTTAGAAAAAGGAGAAGCATTCAGACAGGAAATTATCTCCTTAAAAAAGCAAGGTTATAAAACAGAACCAGCCTTTGCTAAACTGTTAGGGCTTGAGGGAAATCCATACGAAGAATTACTGAAATTGGAGTCTTAGTGAGGACGCTAAGACCAGATCTTGAAGTTGGAGCCTCACTGTCATTCTGAACGCAGTGAAGAATCTTAATCAAAGAAATGCAGAAGTGTACCACTCATAAAGATCCTTCATTTCATTCAGGATGACAACCATTTACACTATTTCCCTATACTTTATTCTGACCACTATTATTTCATCATTTTTTAAAATATATTTGGAATACAAAAACCAGATATCATGAAACGCTACTATGCCCTTTTATTGCTCATTACACTGAGCAGCTCAGCATTTGCTCAAAAAAGCCTTTTTAACGGAAAAAATTTAAACGGCTGGCACATAGATGTACCTGCAATGGACAAAAAGCCCGATACCATTAATCCGTTTATTGTACGCAATGGTATGCTGGTAAGTTTAGGAACGCCAGGCGGACATTTAATAACCGATAAAATTTATAAAAATTACCAGTTAACAGTAAAATACCGCTTTGCAGGCAAACCTGGCAACTGTGGCGTTTTGGTACATGCCTCAACCCCACGGGCACTGTACGGTATGTTTCCAAAATCGCTGGAAGTTCAGATGCAACATAAAGATGCCGGCGATTTTTGGTGTATTGAAGAAGACATTACCGTACCAGATATGGTAGCCAGACGCGGCCCGAAAGAAAACTGGGGTGTAAACGGCGATAAACTGCGCCGGATTAAAAATTTAACAGACGATAGTGAAAAACCTGTTGGCGAATGGAATACCATGATTATTCAGTGTTTAAACAAAGAAGTGAAGGTTTGGGTAAACGGCACATTAGTAAATTATGGTACAAACTGTACGGCAAGCAGCGGACAGATTGCTCTACAGGCAGAAGGTAGTGAAGTAGAGTTTAAACAACTGGATCTGAAACCGATTAAAGCACTTTCTAAATAAGAAAAGTATTATCTTAATCCTTAAAACACAAACAGATCAGGTATCCAACAAAATAAGCAAGCAGATCATAAACAGAAAAATAAGTTCCCAACACAACACTCCAGAACTTATTATCCTGCAGGCCCAACCAATTTACATAATGAATGGCCTGTAAAAATTCGATAACAAAAGAGAAAATCAATACACCTAAAGCAAGTCTTTTATTATTGGTAGTTAAGAATATTCTAAAGAAGGCATAAATTAATACAACCACTAAAACATCACCACCAAAAGGCCGGATAAATGCATCGTGAAGATATTTAGCGATTAAAATTTCGATAAGGAATATCGCTAAAAAAATGAAAAGAAATTTTAAGTTGAACGTTAATTTCATTTTTCGGGTATAAAAAAGAAGTCAAGTTTTTCCAGCACATTGGCCATTAAAACTTGACTTCTTTATCTTGACTTTCTATAAAAATTTAAGTTCCCTTTAGAGGATTTAGGGGTTAGATACCTAATAATAATCTAGCTGGATCTTCTAACAATTGTTTCACACGAACCAGGAAACCAACTGACTCACGTCCGTCGATAATTCTGTGATCGTAAGATAAAGCAACATACATCATCGGACGGATGACCACCTCACCTTTTTCAGCTACCGGACGCTCAACGATGTTGTGCATACCTAAAATAGCCGATTGTGGTGCGTTGATAATCGGAGTCGACATCATTGAACCAAAAACGCCACCGTTAGTAATGGTGAATGTTCCACCAGTCATTTCTTCAATGGTTAATTTACTATCACGTGCCTTTAAAGCCAATTCTAACACCGATTTTTCAATCTGAGCTAAAGTCATGCTTTCTGCATTACGGATCACCGGAACCACTAAACCTTTCGGCGCAGAAACAGCGATAGAAATATCGGCGAAATCATTGTATACCAATTCTTCACCTTCAATACGACCATTAACCGCCGGGAAATCTTTTAATGCTTCGGTAACTGCTTTTGTGAAAAAGCTCATAAAACCTAAACCAACACCAAATTTCTCTTTAAACTGATCTTTATATTTTCCGCGTAAATCCATAATTGGTTTCATGTTAACCTCGTTGAAAGTGGTTAACATTGCAGTTTCATTTTTAACGGCAACCAAACGTTTTGCAACCGTTCTACGCAGTGGCGACATTTTCTCACGACGCTCGCCACGACTACCTGCAGGAGCAGCAGTTACAACCGGAGCACTAGCTTTGGGTGCTTCTGGTTTTTTACCCACTTCCGCTTTCACCGCATCATCTTTGGTAATACGACCATCAACACCAGTACCTTTTACCGCAGCAGCATCAATTCCTTTTTCTGCAAGAATTTTACCAGCAGCAGGAGAAGGACTTCCTGTAGCATAACTTTCGCCTGCTTTTTCGGTAACTGGAGCCGCAATTTTATCTTCAGCAACAACAGCCTTTTCTTCAGCCTTTGGCGCATCAGCTTTCGCTGGGACTGCACCACCATCTTCAATTTTACAAACTACTGCACCAATGGCTAAAGTATCGCCTTCGGCTGCTATGGTTTTTAAAGTTCCAGCTTGTTCTGCAGTTAATTCGAATGTTGCTTTATCCGATTCTAATTCGGCAATAACTTCATCCATTTCAACAACATCGCCATCGTTTTTTATCCAACGTGATAAAACAACTTCGGTTATCGATTCACCAACAGGTGGAACTTTTATCTCTAAACTCATATTTTTAAAATTGTAATTTTTGTTGTTATTATGTTTTAAGATTTAAAGTTTAAAATTGTGGATTACTTAAATCCCATACCTTAAACCCTGGAACCTTCTACTTCTAATCCGCTTCTGCCATTTTTTTACTGGCCTTTTTGGTCGCTTCCTTTACTTCTTCCTGTTTAATAGGAAGTTCTAAAGCTTTTGCCAAAATATAAGCCTGTTGGTTAGCATGTTGTTTTGCAAAACCTGTAGCCGTACTGCTGCTCTCTCTTCTCGAAATTACATCAATACCTTTTAATGCGGTTTTGTATAACCTGCGGAACAAATATGGCCATGCGCCCATGTTCTCTGGTTCTTCCTGCACCCAGAAAATTTCTTTTGCATTTTTATATTTTGTCTGGACGGCCTCCATCTGATCAACCGGAGTCGGATACAACTGCTCTACACGAACCAGGGCTACATGTTTGATTTTATCAGCCTGTTGTTTCTCCAACAATTCATAGTAAATTTTACCGCTGCAGAAAACAATACGAGTTACATCTGCAACTTTAGCATTTACATCATCAATTACCTCTTTAAAACCACCTTCGGTAAATTCTTCTAATTTAGATACACAAGCCGGGTGGCGCAATAAACTTTTAGGTGTAAATACCACCAATGGTTTACGGAAATCGCGTTTAAACTGACGGCGCAATACGTGGAAGAAGTTTGCCGGAGTAGTACAATTGGTTACCTGCATGTTGTAATCGGCACAAAGCTCCATAAAACGCTCAATACGCGCTGATGAGTGCTCTGGTCCTTGCCCTTCGTAACCGTGAGGCAATAACATCACTAAACCGTTTTCGCGTTGCCATTTAGTTTCAGCACTTGCAATATACTGATCCACAACAATTTGTGCCCCATTAAAGAAATCTCCAAATTGAGCTTCCCAGATGGTTAATGCATTTGGATTTGCCATGGCATAACCATA
Proteins encoded in this region:
- a CDS encoding TraR/DksA C4-type zinc finger protein, which codes for MENSNKTRYSDSELQEFKELIQDKLRMAKEELNSLTTSLSNPNANGTEDTSGAYKTLEDGSATMEKEQINQLAARQKKFIDNLENALVRIENKTYGICRETGKLIQKERLRAVPHATLSMEAKLKQS
- a CDS encoding lipoprotein signal peptidase; this translates as MKGYTKPLIVIFLVLLADQLVKTWVKTHMYLGQEFHIIGKWFIIHFTENNGMAFGMEFGGEFGKLALSLFRIAAVTGIGYGLHYLIKHKYHRGLILNVALIFSGALGNIIDSVFYGKIYGYESWFHGRVADMFYFPIAEGHFPTWLPIWGGEEFVFFRPVFNLADAAISVGVILILIFQKNYFKEDVKDDVSINSEIVED
- a CDS encoding DUF4269 domain-containing protein, whose amino-acid sequence is MMINFLDISYLQFGNEKQVKAYQVLMDNKILEKLAFYHPILVGTIPINIDIENSDLDIICEVYDNDEFIDQIMAIFGPEKDFSVTESIKFDAIKATFKIENFEIEIFGQNRPTMQQNAYRHMLIEYKLLLEKGEAFRQEIISLKKQGYKTEPAFAKLLGLEGNPYEELLKLES
- a CDS encoding DUF1080 domain-containing protein, with translation MKRYYALLLLITLSSSAFAQKSLFNGKNLNGWHIDVPAMDKKPDTINPFIVRNGMLVSLGTPGGHLITDKIYKNYQLTVKYRFAGKPGNCGVLVHASTPRALYGMFPKSLEVQMQHKDAGDFWCIEEDITVPDMVARRGPKENWGVNGDKLRRIKNLTDDSEKPVGEWNTMIIQCLNKEVKVWVNGTLVNYGTNCTASSGQIALQAEGSEVEFKQLDLKPIKALSK
- a CDS encoding DUF2809 domain-containing protein, translated to MKLTFNLKFLFIFLAIFLIEILIAKYLHDAFIRPFGGDVLVVVLIYAFFRIFLTTNNKRLALGVLIFSFVIEFLQAIHYVNWLGLQDNKFWSVVLGTYFSVYDLLAYFVGYLICLCFKD
- the odhB gene encoding 2-oxoglutarate dehydrogenase complex dihydrolipoyllysine-residue succinyltransferase, encoding MSLEIKVPPVGESITEVVLSRWIKNDGDVVEMDEVIAELESDKATFELTAEQAGTLKTIAAEGDTLAIGAVVCKIEDGGAVPAKADAPKAEEKAVVAEDKIAAPVTEKAGESYATGSPSPAAGKILAEKGIDAAAVKGTGVDGRITKDDAVKAEVGKKPEAPKASAPVVTAAPAGSRGERREKMSPLRRTVAKRLVAVKNETAMLTTFNEVNMKPIMDLRGKYKDQFKEKFGVGLGFMSFFTKAVTEALKDFPAVNGRIEGEELVYNDFADISIAVSAPKGLVVPVIRNAESMTLAQIEKSVLELALKARDSKLTIEEMTGGTFTITNGGVFGSMMSTPIINAPQSAILGMHNIVERPVAEKGEVVIRPMMYVALSYDHRIIDGRESVGFLVRVKQLLEDPARLLLGI